Proteins from a single region of Candidatus Woesearchaeota archaeon:
- a CDS encoding S8 family serine peptidase, translating to MKVNILKKTTIFILSIIAVCISLTVVFSADVEKVSEEVVDAVQEEGSARVIIILKDQSQRNVEQEQQEILDDLEELVEVQQSDVEENGDLVDINSKSDRVESLEQEELLVSQDTLQVGNDFLLTNEYETISALSAVVTQDAIDALEENSLVQQVIIDEKVSLFLNASGPLIGAGLVQNLTYLGLGINGSGQTACVIDSGIDYRHNAFGACSPMTYTTSGVQENLSTAIESAHPYANNANVTFTIYRENYTSMAIHFVNISLEAPNSSADASDRVFVYDGQNRTVAVYKGNLSNIWTPHVSGGMMSIQLVTDSSITNYGFYVDAIINGTTNTTANWSTCAGIAGGFDFVNNDADPMDDNGHGTHVSGTIVSRNETYRGIAPAAKVVAMKSMDSSGSGYFSDIDAAIEWCIQNKNVYNISVISMSLGTTSYHSNSACDSSYPTTAAMVNSAVGEGIMVVAASGNEATISGLSSPACITNVTAIGATTKADAVASYSNSGTRLGLLAPGGISGGASACTNGDKICAPYLDNTFSALAGTSMATPHVAGAALLMANYWSTVHSRTITPTEMYLTLNQTGIRINDTRNNLTFSRINVSGAISPILTFISPTPANNSVVNNTFTLNVSSSQPLSNATAELIFTNGSTLYHLLTQNNATLFSLVVTPLVNTSYLYRVSGNVSGLVTGYTLQRNVSVGINSSQPTVTISSPNNGTVAELGQVLSFLGTTTGFESNVLNYTWNFTNHGLNFSTQNVSLELYKAGNETIIFNATGAGQGNITSHTIFVNDTKSPTVLSQTFNSQVHIQRDGYQWINVSVLDYSNISNMSLVIGSSTLNNTCSGNSSSQSCVWFLNNFSTGTYEFTLTTSDNFSIRHDNATSLSFTVTSCSDSSKNGNEAGVDCGGSCTASCPTTSSSSGSSGGGGGGGGGGGGGIAPAKKAATTTPAEPAKVEGERLQKAKSNDNGKQSVVAGEKKVGENIAGADQHKEVGQDSNRNRLPFVGAAINVYRDLSSSTKEAVLVVFVLVIAGCFFGIGRNSLRKRRIDQK from the coding sequence ATGAAAGTAAATATTTTGAAAAAAACGACTATATTTATACTGAGTATAATCGCTGTGTGTATTTCTCTTACAGTAGTTTTCTCTGCAGATGTTGAAAAAGTAAGCGAAGAGGTTGTCGATGCTGTTCAAGAAGAAGGAAGCGCACGCGTAATTATTATTCTCAAAGATCAATCACAGCGTAATGTTGAGCAAGAACAACAAGAGATATTAGATGATTTGGAAGAGCTTGTAGAAGTACAACAAAGTGACGTAGAGGAAAATGGAGATCTTGTAGATATTAATAGTAAAAGCGATCGTGTTGAGAGCTTAGAGCAAGAAGAATTGTTAGTTTCGCAAGATACACTTCAAGTTGGAAATGACTTTTTGCTTACCAACGAATATGAGACCATTTCCGCACTAAGTGCCGTGGTTACGCAAGATGCGATTGATGCGTTGGAAGAAAATTCTCTTGTCCAACAAGTAATTATTGATGAAAAAGTGTCTCTGTTTTTGAATGCCAGTGGACCATTGATTGGAGCTGGGCTCGTTCAAAATCTAACATACCTTGGATTAGGGATAAATGGATCTGGACAAACAGCCTGCGTTATTGATTCGGGAATTGATTATCGACACAACGCATTTGGCGCTTGCTCACCAATGACATATACTACTTCTGGTGTGCAAGAAAATTTGTCAACGGCAATTGAGTCGGCACATCCTTATGCTAACAATGCCAATGTAACATTTACGATTTATCGGGAAAATTATACTTCCATGGCAATTCATTTTGTAAATATTAGCCTTGAAGCGCCAAATAGCTCTGCTGATGCATCTGATCGGGTGTTTGTGTATGATGGACAAAATCGTACTGTTGCAGTATACAAAGGAAATTTGAGTAATATCTGGACCCCACATGTGAGTGGAGGAATGATGAGCATACAACTCGTTACAGATAGTTCGATTACCAATTACGGTTTCTATGTTGATGCGATAATTAATGGCACTACGAACACCACTGCTAATTGGAGTACATGCGCAGGCATTGCAGGGGGATTTGATTTTGTAAATAATGACGCTGACCCAATGGATGATAATGGTCACGGAACACACGTGTCTGGAACTATTGTTTCACGCAATGAGACCTATCGGGGAATTGCTCCTGCTGCAAAAGTTGTCGCGATGAAATCCATGGATTCGAGTGGAAGCGGATATTTTAGTGATATTGATGCTGCGATTGAATGGTGTATTCAAAACAAAAATGTGTACAATATTTCGGTGATTAGCATGAGCTTGGGAACGACAAGTTACCATTCAAATTCCGCATGTGATTCTTCGTATCCTACTACTGCGGCGATGGTCAATAGTGCGGTTGGTGAAGGTATAATGGTTGTTGCTGCGTCGGGAAATGAAGCAACGATTAGCGGTCTCTCTTCGCCTGCGTGTATCACAAATGTAACAGCTATAGGCGCAACGACAAAGGCAGATGCCGTGGCGAGTTATAGTAACAGCGGTACACGATTAGGATTGCTTGCGCCTGGAGGAATATCTGGCGGAGCTTCAGCGTGCACGAACGGTGATAAAATTTGCGCACCTTATTTAGATAATACCTTTTCTGCTCTTGCCGGCACGTCTATGGCAACGCCTCATGTCGCAGGCGCAGCATTATTGATGGCTAACTATTGGAGCACGGTTCATAGTAGAACTATTACCCCCACAGAGATGTATTTGACATTAAATCAAACTGGAATCAGAATAAACGATACTCGAAATAATCTTACGTTTAGTAGGATTAATGTTTCTGGTGCGATAAGTCCAATTCTTACGTTTATATCACCAACACCCGCAAATAATTCTGTAGTAAATAATACGTTCACGTTAAATGTAAGCTCTTCGCAGCCTTTGTCAAATGCGACAGCAGAACTTATTTTTACCAATGGATCCACCCTGTACCATCTGTTAACTCAAAATAATGCAACACTTTTTTCTTTAGTGGTTACGCCTTTAGTAAATACGAGTTATCTTTATCGTGTCAGCGGCAACGTGAGTGGATTAGTGACAGGATATACCCTGCAGCGAAATGTGAGTGTGGGAATTAATTCAAGTCAACCTACCGTTACAATTTCAAGCCCAAATAATGGCACGGTAGCAGAGTTAGGACAGGTATTGTCTTTTTTAGGAACGACAACAGGGTTTGAGAGTAATGTGTTAAATTATACTTGGAATTTTACAAATCATGGACTTAATTTTTCTACACAAAATGTATCGTTGGAGTTATATAAAGCAGGTAACGAAACTATTATTTTTAATGCAACTGGCGCAGGACAGGGAAATATTACTTCGCATACTATTTTTGTGAATGATACTAAATCCCCAACAGTTCTTTCTCAAACATTTAATTCACAGGTTCACATCCAGCGTGATGGATACCAATGGATCAATGTTTCAGTACTAGATTATTCTAACATATCTAATATGAGTTTGGTGATTGGATCGAGTACACTTAACAATACGTGTAGTGGAAATAGTTCTTCGCAGAGTTGCGTGTGGTTTTTGAATAATTTTTCTACGGGAACGTATGAATTTACGTTGACCACATCAGATAATTTTAGTATACGCCATGATAATGCGACGTCTCTTTCATTTACAGTTACATCGTGTAGCGACAGTTCCAAAAACGGTAATGAAGCTGGTGTTGATTGTGGCGGTTCTTGTACTGCAAGTTGTCCTACTACTTCGTCTTCAAGTGGAAGTTCTGGCGGAGGGGGAGGAGGAGGAGGAGGTGGCGGAGGGGGCATAGCTCCTGCCAAGAAAGCAGCGACGACCACCCCGGCAGAGCCTGCAAAAGTGGAAGGTGAAAGACTACAGAAAGCAAAGTCAAATGACAACGGAAAACAGAGTGTTGTAGCGGGTGAGAAAAAAGTTGGCGAGAATATTGCGGGTGCAGACCAACACAAGGAAGTTGGTCAAGATTCAAATCGTAATCGCTTGCCATTCGTCGGTGCGGCAATTAATGTGTATAGAGATCTGAGTTCATCTACAAAAGAGGCAGTGTTAGTGGTTTTTGTGTTGGTTATTGCTGGGTGTTTCTTTGGGATTGGCAGAAATAGTTTGAGAAAAAGAAGAATAGATCAAAAATAG
- the sppA gene encoding signal peptide peptidase SppA encodes MKEGGKETHFKSSRKVLLAVVVLLVFTLLFIIPLAFVALDSVPTGNVALIPIEGVISTQQGSYFGESFASSTQIIDFLEQAEQDSSIKAIVLEINSPGGSAVASDEVSAKIKSIEKPVISVIREVGASGGYWIASSTDYIIANRMSITGSIGVISSYLEFDGLMEKYGVEYQRLVAGKYKDLGTPYRELNPQEEHILQNKLDVIHRFFIEEVAQNRHLSYEQTEQLATGEFFLGIEAKQNGLIDELGNRDSAKVHLEQTYGLENVEFLVYQRQPGFLEILTTALMPFSFHLGEGIGSALIQTPSQTQIQV; translated from the coding sequence ATGAAAGAAGGTGGTAAAGAGACTCATTTTAAAAGTTCTCGAAAAGTTCTTTTGGCGGTTGTTGTATTGTTAGTATTTACTCTTTTGTTTATCATCCCTCTTGCGTTTGTAGCTCTTGATTCAGTACCTACTGGAAATGTAGCGTTGATTCCAATTGAAGGCGTCATATCTACGCAGCAGGGAAGTTATTTTGGAGAAAGTTTTGCTTCTTCAACACAAATTATTGACTTTCTAGAGCAAGCGGAACAAGATTCCTCAATTAAAGCGATTGTTCTGGAGATTAACTCACCTGGAGGATCAGCAGTTGCGTCTGATGAAGTAAGCGCGAAAATTAAGAGCATTGAAAAACCAGTTATTAGCGTTATTCGAGAAGTCGGGGCGTCAGGAGGATACTGGATTGCCTCATCTACGGATTATATCATTGCTAACCGAATGTCAATTACCGGAAGCATAGGAGTTATTTCGTCTTACTTAGAATTTGATGGGTTAATGGAGAAATATGGTGTTGAATACCAACGTCTTGTCGCGGGAAAATATAAAGATTTGGGAACTCCTTATCGAGAACTAAATCCACAAGAGGAACATATCTTGCAGAATAAGTTGGATGTAATCCATCGTTTTTTCATTGAGGAAGTTGCGCAAAATAGGCACCTATCTTACGAACAAACAGAGCAACTGGCAACAGGAGAATTTTTCTTAGGCATTGAAGCAAAGCAGAATGGGTTGATTGATGAATTAGGAAATAGAGATTCTGCTAAAGTACATCTAGAACAAACCTATGGGTTAGAGAACGTAGAATTTTTAGTGTATCAACGTCAGCCTGGATTTCTGGAAATACTCACTACTGCTTTGATGCCATTCTCATTTCATCTTGGAGAGGGAATTGGTTCTGCGCTTATTCAAACACCTTCACAGACACAGATCCAAGTATAA
- a CDS encoding uracil-DNA glycosylase: MPETLFSLAEQIRRCTACPLWKGRTLAVPGEGPKNAKIMVIGGATHEQEDREGLPLVGKSGTLLKKMFEEIGVDYSTLFITNSVKCHVATPKAPTLAECTTCKKLWLDQQITLLNPQLIILLGEVALRSCLGKKSLDEVHGTTIEHKSRQYFVTYHPETALHSVLIQVKMKRDFVKLKKIMFNV, encoded by the coding sequence ATGCCAGAAACACTCTTCTCTCTTGCTGAACAGATCCGTCGTTGCACAGCATGCCCTCTCTGGAAAGGTCGAACTCTCGCGGTGCCAGGTGAAGGACCAAAAAATGCAAAGATCATGGTTATTGGTGGTGCTACTCATGAACAAGAGGATCGGGAGGGGTTGCCATTGGTGGGTAAGTCTGGAACGCTTTTGAAAAAAATGTTTGAAGAGATAGGTGTTGATTATTCTACACTCTTTATTACCAATAGTGTGAAATGTCATGTTGCGACGCCAAAAGCACCAACGCTTGCAGAATGTACAACCTGCAAGAAGTTATGGTTAGACCAGCAGATTACACTTTTGAATCCACAATTAATCATTCTTCTAGGCGAGGTTGCATTGCGTTCATGTCTTGGAAAGAAGAGCCTTGATGAAGTACACGGTACAACCATTGAACATAAATCAAGACAATATTTTGTGACCTATCATCCTGAAACGGCGTTACATTCTGTTTTGATTCAAGTAAAAATGAAAAGAGATTTTGTAAAATTGAAGAAGATAATGTTTAATGTTTAG
- a CDS encoding ABC transporter permease, giving the protein MNLIPFWTLVRKEVVRVLRIWTQSVIPPILTSSLFIVIFGTAVGSHMPPIHGVPYLSFIVPGLLMMGVIMSAYMATSFSLFIQKFHGSIQELLLSPISYWQIIGGLTIGALFRALLVGLGIGIVGLLLTPITIHSVFVLLFFMIMTSLLFAFAGIVTALWANNFDQMNVFSTFVITPLTYLGGIFFTVGTLGQPWQTLMKLNPILYIVDGFRYGFLGASDIPLVYSMLVTTVLALGFFVVSVYLFRKGYKIRS; this is encoded by the coding sequence ATGAATTTGATTCCATTTTGGACATTGGTGCGTAAAGAAGTAGTTCGCGTGCTGCGAATTTGGACACAATCAGTTATTCCTCCGATTCTTACTTCATCATTATTTATCGTTATTTTTGGAACTGCGGTGGGGTCGCATATGCCACCGATCCATGGCGTACCATATCTATCGTTTATTGTACCGGGCTTATTGATGATGGGCGTGATTATGAGCGCATATATGGCAACTTCATTTTCCTTGTTTATACAGAAATTTCATGGAAGTATTCAGGAATTATTGTTGTCCCCAATTTCATATTGGCAGATCATTGGAGGATTGACTATTGGTGCGCTTTTTCGCGCGTTGTTAGTAGGACTTGGAATTGGCATTGTAGGTTTATTGTTGACGCCAATTACAATCCATAGCGTCTTTGTTTTACTTTTCTTTATGATTATGACATCACTGCTCTTTGCTTTTGCAGGAATTGTTACTGCACTCTGGGCAAATAATTTTGATCAGATGAACGTCTTTTCCACATTTGTGATTACTCCTCTGACTTATTTAGGTGGTATTTTCTTTACAGTGGGAACATTAGGACAACCTTGGCAGACGTTGATGAAATTAAATCCCATCCTCTATATTGTTGACGGATTTCGCTATGGATTTTTAGGAGCCAGTGATATCCCCCTGGTTTATTCGATGTTGGTGACAACGGTTTTAGCTTTAGGATTCTTTGTTGTGAGTGTATATCTATTTAGAAAAGGGTATAAGATCAGAAGCTAA
- a CDS encoding ABC transporter ATP-binding protein: MPSAILIHNLTKKYPNSVALHGISLDIKEGEFFGLLGPNGAGKTTTIGILTGLTTKTSGDCHLFGKDVEKEYKEARTLIGLVPQEFNFDIFEKVYNVLDFNAGYFGMPKAERVKRIEELLVQLDLKDKRNAPMRTLSGGMKRKVMIARALMHKPRILILDEPTAGVDIETRKALWEYLKKLNKQGTTILLTTHYLEEAEELCQRIAIINHGKIIKLDTKQNLLKEHGENATLEEVFLKHTRGGPQ, from the coding sequence ATGCCTTCCGCAATCTTGATTCACAATCTAACCAAAAAGTATCCAAACAGTGTTGCCCTTCACGGTATCTCTCTTGACATTAAAGAGGGAGAATTCTTTGGGTTGCTTGGTCCTAATGGCGCGGGTAAAACTACGACTATTGGCATTCTTACTGGTCTGACTACTAAAACATCAGGAGATTGCCATCTATTTGGAAAGGATGTAGAAAAAGAATACAAAGAAGCACGTACCCTTATTGGTCTTGTACCCCAAGAATTTAATTTCGACATCTTTGAAAAAGTATACAATGTGCTTGATTTTAATGCAGGGTATTTTGGTATGCCTAAAGCAGAACGAGTAAAACGTATTGAGGAATTGTTGGTACAGTTAGATCTTAAAGACAAGCGAAATGCTCCAATGAGAACTCTTTCTGGCGGAATGAAACGCAAGGTCATGATTGCTCGAGCATTAATGCATAAACCACGAATTTTAATTTTAGATGAGCCTACGGCAGGCGTTGATATTGAAACGCGAAAAGCTTTGTGGGAATATTTGAAAAAGTTAAACAAACAGGGGACCACAATCTTACTTACAACACATTATCTTGAGGAAGCTGAAGAATTGTGTCAGCGTATTGCGATTATTAATCATGGTAAAATTATCAAATTAGATACAAAACAAAATTTGCTTAAAGAGCATGGCGAGAATGCAACGCTTGAAGAAGTGTTTCTTAAACATACGCGAGGTGGTCCGCAATGA
- a CDS encoding archease, whose protein sequence is MEPFHKFLDHTADVFFVAKAETLPQLFEQCALAVEETMVDVEMVHRKTKIKIVGEDKTVSNLLYDFLDDLVFFKDYQQLVFSKFEITIEEKEGKYSLLCWAHGEKIDHTRHDPKVDIKAITRHMFEVFKQDNYWKAQVLVDI, encoded by the coding sequence ATGGAGCCGTTTCATAAATTTCTGGATCATACAGCTGACGTCTTCTTTGTGGCAAAAGCAGAAACGTTGCCGCAACTCTTTGAACAGTGTGCTTTGGCGGTTGAGGAGACGATGGTTGATGTAGAGATGGTGCATCGTAAAACAAAAATTAAGATTGTAGGGGAAGATAAAACCGTAAGTAATTTACTCTATGATTTTTTGGATGATTTAGTGTTCTTTAAAGATTATCAACAATTAGTATTTAGCAAATTTGAGATCACCATTGAAGAAAAAGAGGGAAAATATAGTTTATTGTGTTGGGCGCATGGTGAAAAAATTGATCACACTCGCCATGATCCTAAAGTAGATATCAAAGCAATTACACGACATATGTTTGAAGTATTCAAGCAAGATAATTATTGGAAAGCCCAAGTGCTGGTGGATATTTAG
- a CDS encoding A/G-specific adenine glycosylase, with product MNFSHELLIWYSLHKRDLPWRHNPTPYQVLVSEIMLQQTQVPRVIEKYKEFLGLFPTLEALAKASKAEVIQAWSGLGYNRRALLLQKFAVDVVNKYERNIPRVREALIKLPGMGPYTTGAVLSFAFNQEEPAIDVNVRRIFLRYFEGKDQGEPLDKTGEKKLFDLAKKEIPFGKSSMFHNALMDFGSLVCMRKNPVCSSCPLRQECRFFPLYEKDSVKVLQVREKKVEQGVWEIGKFIPNRIFRGRIVEWVRKNEGQKIEINELGKAVKKDYKKEEEEWLLILCSKLQKEGLFHFSQEKNMIIFTL from the coding sequence ATGAATTTTTCTCACGAGCTCCTCATCTGGTACTCCCTCCACAAACGAGATCTTCCTTGGCGGCATAATCCCACACCCTACCAAGTGTTGGTCTCAGAAATCATGTTGCAGCAGACGCAAGTGCCACGCGTGATTGAGAAGTATAAAGAATTCTTAGGTTTGTTTCCCACACTCGAAGCACTAGCGAAAGCCTCTAAAGCAGAGGTGATTCAAGCTTGGAGTGGATTAGGATATAATCGACGTGCGTTATTGTTGCAGAAATTTGCGGTTGATGTGGTCAATAAGTATGAAAGAAATATTCCTCGCGTGCGTGAGGCGTTGATAAAATTACCAGGTATGGGACCATATACTACTGGTGCAGTGCTTTCGTTTGCATTTAATCAGGAAGAACCGGCGATTGATGTAAATGTGCGTCGTATTTTTTTACGTTACTTTGAAGGGAAAGATCAAGGAGAGCCACTAGATAAGACTGGTGAAAAGAAATTGTTTGATTTGGCTAAGAAGGAGATCCCTTTTGGAAAGAGTAGCATGTTTCACAATGCGTTGATGGATTTTGGTTCGTTAGTGTGTATGCGTAAGAATCCAGTGTGTTCATCTTGTCCGTTGCGTCAGGAGTGTAGGTTTTTTCCGTTGTACGAAAAAGATTCAGTAAAGGTGTTGCAAGTACGTGAAAAGAAAGTAGAGCAGGGCGTGTGGGAGATAGGTAAGTTTATTCCCAATCGGATTTTTCGTGGTCGAATTGTAGAATGGGTACGCAAAAACGAGGGACAGAAGATTGAAATTAACGAGTTGGGAAAGGCAGTAAAGAAAGATTATAAAAAAGAGGAAGAAGAGTGGTTGTTGATACTTTGTTCCAAGTTACAAAAAGAGGGATTGTTTCATTTTAGTCAAGAAAAAAATATGATTATATTTACGCTTTAG